The proteins below come from a single Treponema phagedenis genomic window:
- the metG gene encoding methionine--tRNA ligase subunit beta, producing MSEIKEIIQYDDFAKLQMKTGKVLECIKAENSDKLYILQVDIGEEKPRQIVSSLVDYYTAEELVGKEIIVLANLKPAKMRGHISEGMLLCAESPDGKTCVLLKPETSVPNGTDIT from the coding sequence ATGAGTGAAATAAAAGAAATAATACAATACGATGACTTTGCAAAACTGCAAATGAAAACAGGTAAAGTTTTGGAATGCATAAAAGCCGAAAATTCAGATAAACTTTATATTCTACAAGTTGACATCGGCGAAGAAAAACCGCGCCAAATTGTTTCGAGTTTGGTGGACTATTACACGGCGGAAGAACTTGTCGGTAAGGAAATTATCGTGCTGGCAAATTTAAAACCCGCAAAAATGCGCGGACATATTTCTGAAGGGATGCTTCTGTGCGCAGAATCCCCGGACGGCAAAACTTGCGTACTTTTAAAACCTGAAACTTCCGTTCCGAACGGTACTGACATCACCTAA